In one Zobellia galactanivorans genomic region, the following are encoded:
- a CDS encoding NAD(P)/FAD-dependent oxidoreductase: MKHFDVIIVGGGLAGLTAAIHLAKAGHQVAVFEKKPYPHHKVCGEYVSNEVLPYLRRLGVDLNDFGAVAIDQLKFSTANGAVLEVRLPLGGTGISRYALDHLLYQRAVACGVFFAFEAVVSIEFEKSIFKLVTEKGSSYTSNIVIGAYGKRNVLDKQLDRKFIRQKSSWLAVKAHYQVEGFPGNQVGLHNFKGGYGGLSKTESGAVNFCYLTSYDSFRKEKDIGQFNANVVSGNPFLRDFLADALPLFEQPLTIAQISFHPKQPVENHILMCGDTAGLIHPLCGNGMAMAVHSAKIASELIDAFLRQGLRRKAMERAYRTTWNRTFRKRLWAGRQLQGLLLHPTLSERAIAYIVKWPWLLKRMIRFTHGKPIH, translated from the coding sequence GTGAAGCATTTTGACGTCATCATTGTTGGGGGAGGTCTGGCCGGATTAACGGCCGCCATTCATTTGGCAAAGGCGGGTCATCAGGTGGCTGTCTTTGAAAAGAAGCCCTATCCCCATCACAAGGTGTGTGGCGAATATGTCTCCAATGAAGTGCTTCCCTACCTCAGGCGCCTAGGAGTGGATCTCAACGATTTTGGTGCGGTCGCTATTGATCAACTGAAGTTTTCCACCGCCAATGGGGCGGTGTTAGAGGTCCGCTTGCCCCTGGGCGGCACCGGTATTAGTCGCTATGCCCTGGATCATTTGCTCTACCAAAGGGCGGTGGCCTGTGGTGTGTTTTTTGCTTTTGAGGCCGTGGTTTCTATTGAGTTTGAAAAATCTATATTTAAGTTAGTTACGGAAAAAGGTTCAAGTTATACATCAAATATTGTGATAGGGGCCTACGGCAAGCGGAACGTATTGGATAAGCAGCTGGACCGAAAGTTCATTCGGCAAAAATCCTCTTGGCTGGCCGTCAAGGCACATTATCAAGTTGAAGGCTTTCCGGGGAACCAAGTGGGGCTCCATAATTTTAAGGGGGGTTATGGGGGGCTCTCAAAGACGGAGTCGGGAGCGGTGAATTTTTGCTACCTCACGTCTTATGATAGTTTCCGGAAGGAAAAGGATATTGGGCAGTTCAATGCCAATGTGGTAAGTGGCAATCCGTTTTTACGCGATTTTCTCGCCGATGCCCTTCCCTTGTTCGAGCAGCCTTTGACCATTGCCCAGATTTCCTTCCATCCGAAGCAACCCGTAGAAAACCATATTTTGATGTGTGGCGATACGGCGGGCTTGATCCATCCCCTTTGTGGTAACGGCATGGCGATGGCCGTTCATAGCGCCAAAATAGCTTCGGAGCTCATCGATGCCTTTTTAAGGCAAGGCTTGCGTCGTAAAGCTATGGAGCGGGCCTATAGAACGACCTGGAACCGTACCTTTAGGAAAAGATTGTGGGCCGGTAGGCAGTTGCAGGGATTGCTCTTGCATCCTACGTTGTCGGAAAGGGCGATTGCATATATTGTAAAATGGCCTTGGCTCTTGAAACGGATGATTCGATTTACACATGGGAAACCGATACACTAG
- a CDS encoding 3-hydroxyacyl-ACP dehydratase FabZ family protein, which translates to MDHSHIIDQLPYAEPFLFVDELIAVDENGAMGSYTFYGDSYFYKGHFKDLPVTPGVILTECCAQIGLVCLGVFLLGEASKGVEIGLSSSQMEFLLPVFPNEKVSVSSQKLYFRFNKLKCSVKMYNSEGKLVCKGEISGMLKTHTHA; encoded by the coding sequence ATGGATCATAGCCATATCATAGACCAATTGCCCTATGCGGAACCCTTTCTGTTCGTTGACGAGCTGATCGCGGTCGATGAAAACGGAGCTATGGGCAGTTATACCTTTTATGGGGATTCGTATTTCTATAAGGGGCACTTTAAGGACCTTCCCGTAACCCCGGGTGTTATCTTGACCGAATGCTGTGCGCAGATCGGCTTGGTGTGCCTGGGTGTCTTTTTATTGGGGGAGGCTTCCAAGGGAGTGGAAATCGGACTCAGCAGTAGCCAAATGGAATTTTTGCTTCCTGTCTTTCCGAATGAAAAGGTAAGCGTAAGCTCCCAAAAACTATATTTTCGGTTCAATAAACTGAAGTGTAGCGTAAAAATGTATAATTCCGAAGGGAAGCTGGTCTGTAAAGGTGAAATATCAGGAATGCTCAAAACCCATACCCATGCGTAG
- a CDS encoding YceI family protein: MKALVISFVLCTNLLCLSAQTTEIVSADIGFTFVSKDVEGSISGFKSTSHIDLDHIAQSKLQGSVSVATLKTGNFLRDWSLKGSKYFNADEFPEITFESETIRETEKGITVTGKLTLKGVPKTIQIDFIKKEAQWVGSTTLFSSDFGIAIKKERADNKVLVQINLNLAP, translated from the coding sequence ATGAAAGCACTTGTTATCTCCTTCGTTCTCTGCACCAATCTCCTTTGCCTTAGCGCACAGACCACCGAGATCGTATCGGCCGATATCGGCTTTACCTTCGTTTCCAAAGATGTCGAAGGCAGCATTTCAGGCTTTAAGTCCACTTCGCACATAGATCTCGACCATATCGCCCAATCAAAACTCCAGGGTTCGGTAAGCGTGGCCACCCTAAAAACGGGTAATTTTTTAAGGGACTGGTCTCTAAAGGGAAGTAAATATTTCAATGCGGACGAATTTCCGGAAATTACTTTTGAAAGCGAGACGATCCGCGAAACCGAAAAGGGCATTACGGTCACCGGAAAGCTTACCTTAAAGGGAGTCCCCAAAACCATCCAGATCGACTTTATAAAAAAGGAGGCACAATGGGTGGGTAGCACTACCCTATTTTCCTCCGATTTCGGTATTGCCATAAAAAAGGAAAGGGCCGACAACAAGGTCCTTGTTCAAATCAACCTTAACCTGGCCCCATAA
- a CDS encoding type III polyketide synthase, with the protein MNEVRIVKAAKQLPDYSKPTEEILPLVNLWLSGQEDRFRRKVIKIFEGAAVDRRYSIMAPEEVFTATSFEDKNTIYVREVKKLGKKVLEKALKASDWQADSVDYIITVSCTGIMIPSLDAYLINDLGLRQDVVRLPVTEMGCAAGVSGLIYAYNFLKSLPGKRAAVVAVESPTATFQLNDFSMANMVSAAIFGDGASCVLLSSEAKAEGPKIKGGEMYHFKDATHLMGFDLTNHGLKMILDIAVPETIAEHFPQIVHPFLEKHGTSIAAVDHLIFHPGGKKIVQTVEALFGSMGKNIDDTREVLRLYGNMSSATVLYVLERFMDKGLKPGEQGLILSFGPGFSAQRVLLEW; encoded by the coding sequence ATGAATGAAGTTCGAATAGTAAAAGCGGCCAAGCAATTGCCCGATTATAGCAAGCCTACGGAAGAAATATTGCCCCTTGTCAACCTGTGGCTTTCGGGACAAGAAGACCGTTTTAGACGTAAGGTGATAAAGATTTTTGAAGGGGCGGCCGTAGACCGACGCTACAGCATTATGGCACCCGAGGAGGTCTTTACGGCCACTTCCTTTGAGGATAAGAACACCATTTACGTACGTGAGGTAAAAAAACTGGGAAAGAAGGTTCTGGAAAAGGCTTTAAAGGCCAGCGATTGGCAGGCCGATAGTGTGGATTATATCATCACCGTGAGCTGCACGGGTATTATGATCCCTTCCTTGGACGCCTATTTGATCAACGACCTGGGCCTGCGGCAAGATGTCGTTCGGCTTCCGGTAACGGAAATGGGCTGTGCCGCCGGGGTATCGGGCCTGATCTATGCCTATAACTTTTTGAAGTCCCTTCCCGGAAAACGGGCCGCGGTCGTTGCCGTTGAGAGTCCTACCGCCACCTTTCAGTTGAACGATTTTTCCATGGCCAATATGGTAAGTGCGGCCATCTTTGGCGACGGGGCCTCTTGTGTGCTCTTGTCTTCCGAGGCCAAGGCCGAGGGGCCAAAGATCAAAGGGGGCGAAATGTACCATTTTAAGGATGCTACCCATCTCATGGGCTTCGACCTGACGAATCACGGACTCAAAATGATCCTCGATATTGCGGTGCCGGAAACCATAGCGGAGCATTTTCCTCAAATCGTCCACCCCTTTTTGGAAAAGCATGGCACCTCCATAGCTGCCGTAGACCATCTGATTTTCCATCCCGGGGGAAAGAAAATCGTTCAAACGGTGGAAGCCCTTTTTGGGTCCATGGGAAAAAATATAGACGATACCCGAGAGGTACTGCGGCTATACGGGAATATGAGCAGCGCGACCGTACTTTACGTATTGGAGCGCTTTATGGACAAGGGACTGAAACCGGGAGAACAAGGCCTTATCCTTAGTTTTGGGCCGGGATTCTCGGCACAGCGGGTCTTGTTGGAATGGTAG
- a CDS encoding methyltransferase domain-containing protein, producing the protein MADFLKRNRETELMDDLSLDETRLNAVLLDIDRANRLLNGNNLTIKAVEALISEHPKESYTILDMGCGNGSMLRSVVLWARKRKISIACMGVDLNGKSLALAREQSRDFPEIIYLQQDILALRPDELPCDILLCTLTMHHFKDEEIPRFLDQFSKLGRIGFIINDLQRSVWAYYLFKLFSTIFIRTDIAKQDGLTSIKSGFVKGELEAFAEKLPQMRHSIEQKWAFRYLWLAQH; encoded by the coding sequence ATGGCTGATTTTTTAAAAAGGAATAGGGAAACCGAGTTAATGGACGATCTGTCCCTAGACGAAACACGTCTTAATGCGGTGTTATTGGATATTGATCGGGCCAATCGCCTGTTGAACGGGAATAACTTGACCATAAAAGCCGTAGAAGCTTTAATATCGGAACATCCAAAGGAATCATATACGATTTTAGATATGGGTTGCGGCAACGGAAGTATGCTTCGTTCCGTGGTTTTATGGGCGCGAAAGCGAAAAATTTCCATAGCATGTATGGGGGTGGATTTGAACGGGAAGAGCCTAGCCCTCGCTCGGGAACAATCGCGTGATTTTCCTGAAATCATATATTTACAACAAGATATTTTGGCCTTACGACCCGATGAATTGCCTTGCGATATTTTGCTTTGTACGCTCACCATGCACCATTTTAAGGACGAAGAGATTCCCCGGTTTTTGGATCAATTTTCCAAACTGGGCCGAATCGGTTTTATTATTAACGATTTACAGCGTAGCGTTTGGGCGTATTACCTTTTTAAACTCTTTAGTACTATTTTTATACGCACGGATATTGCCAAGCAAGACGGACTCACCTCGATTAAGAGTGGGTTTGTCAAGGGGGAACTGGAGGCCTTTGCCGAAAAATTGCCCCAAATGAGGCATAGTATTGAACAAAAATGGGCTTTTAGGTACCTATGGCTGGCCCAACATTAA
- a CDS encoding TerC family protein: MWVWILFIALIIFFLALDLGVFNKHEHVIKSKEAAIWTAIWVSVALAFSGVIYWLFSSGIVENPTNLTPNKAVLKYITGYLIELSLSIDNVFVIAVIFSSFKIPALYQHRVLFWGILGAIVFRGLMIFFGVALITKFEWIIYVFGLFLLWTAYKMLKGDDEDFNPKDSWVFKQIRRVYPITSTMHGHDFFIKKRGLKAATPLFVALVVIELTDVLFALDSIPAILAITADPFIVFSSNILAILGLRSMYFLISRMLAKFRFINYSLVIILAFVGLKMLFSHQIELPEWLSLAVISVSLLAGIAASLLIPVKEEEANEE; this comes from the coding sequence ATGTGGGTTTGGATCCTTTTTATTGCTCTGATCATCTTTTTTCTGGCACTTGACCTCGGTGTGTTCAACAAACACGAACACGTTATAAAAAGCAAGGAAGCGGCTATATGGACGGCCATTTGGGTCTCTGTAGCCCTAGCCTTCAGCGGCGTCATCTATTGGCTGTTTTCCAGTGGCATAGTCGAAAACCCCACAAATCTCACGCCCAACAAGGCCGTTCTAAAATATATTACCGGCTACCTTATAGAGCTATCGCTCAGTATCGACAACGTTTTTGTGATCGCGGTCATCTTTTCGTCCTTTAAGATACCGGCCCTCTACCAGCACCGGGTCCTCTTTTGGGGAATCTTGGGGGCCATCGTTTTTAGGGGCCTGATGATTTTCTTCGGTGTGGCCCTGATCACCAAATTCGAATGGATCATCTACGTCTTCGGCCTCTTCTTGTTGTGGACGGCCTATAAGATGCTCAAAGGGGACGATGAGGACTTCAATCCCAAAGATTCCTGGGTATTCAAACAGATCAGAAGGGTCTACCCCATTACCTCTACCATGCACGGCCATGATTTCTTTATCAAAAAACGGGGACTCAAAGCGGCAACACCGCTTTTTGTGGCCTTGGTTGTCATAGAACTGACCGATGTATTATTTGCGCTGGATAGTATTCCCGCCATTTTGGCCATCACGGCAGACCCTTTTATCGTATTCAGTTCCAACATATTGGCCATCTTAGGTTTGCGTTCCATGTACTTCTTGATCTCTAGGATGCTGGCGAAATTCAGGTTTATCAACTACAGCCTTGTGATCATTCTGGCCTTTGTAGGCCTAAAAATGCTGTTCTCCCATCAAATCGAACTTCCGGAATGGTTATCCCTCGCAGTGATATCCGTCTCCTTGTTAGCGGGTATAGCGGCCTCCCTCCTTATTCCTGTCAAGGAGGAAGAAGCGAATGAGGAATAG
- a CDS encoding phosphopantetheine-binding protein, with amino-acid sequence MEEETKYNKLKDIIKVYLPEDVSVDAIGLESNFISELNINSANLVDIVLDVEDEFDIMLENADMDKMQTVKDALGIIDAKLEAK; translated from the coding sequence ATGGAGGAAGAGACAAAGTACAATAAGCTAAAAGACATTATAAAGGTGTATTTGCCCGAAGATGTTTCTGTCGATGCCATTGGCTTGGAAAGTAATTTTATCAGTGAGCTCAATATCAATTCGGCCAATTTGGTAGATATTGTACTCGATGTGGAAGACGAGTTCGATATTATGTTGGAGAATGCCGACATGGACAAAATGCAAACCGTAAAGGATGCGCTCGGTATTATCGACGCCAAACTTGAAGCCAAATAA
- a CDS encoding enoyl-ACP reductase FabI, translating to MEQWVLILGGSSGLGLATAKKMAAHGYSICIVHRDRKIDLEEVNSHFQKITSTGVKLLSFNVDVANAERRKETVEEMKRVLSTSGKIKVMVHSIAKGSLKPMLSDEGPGLNRQDIEITLNAMALSLYDWTKEVYGAGLFDEDARILAFTSEGSSRAWEGYAAVSAAKASLEALVRNIALEYAPKGIKANCIQAGTTDTKAFRMIPHSEVLKENAVKRNPNGRLTLPEDVAKVVYLLSTDEAQWITGTVIKVDGGESLR from the coding sequence ATGGAACAGTGGGTGCTTATTCTTGGGGGAAGTAGTGGATTGGGATTGGCCACGGCAAAAAAAATGGCCGCCCATGGCTATTCTATCTGTATCGTACACAGGGACAGGAAGATTGATTTAGAGGAAGTTAACTCCCATTTTCAAAAAATTACTTCAACGGGGGTGAAACTCTTAAGTTTTAATGTGGACGTCGCAAATGCGGAAAGAAGAAAGGAGACGGTCGAGGAAATGAAACGGGTATTGTCCACTTCCGGAAAGATTAAGGTGATGGTGCACAGTATTGCCAAGGGAAGCTTGAAACCCATGCTTTCCGATGAAGGTCCCGGTTTGAACCGTCAGGATATCGAGATTACCTTAAACGCCATGGCCTTAAGCCTCTACGATTGGACCAAGGAGGTGTACGGTGCGGGGCTATTCGACGAAGACGCCCGTATCTTGGCCTTTACCAGTGAAGGTAGCAGCAGGGCCTGGGAGGGCTATGCAGCCGTTTCAGCGGCCAAGGCTAGCTTGGAGGCCTTGGTAAGGAACATCGCCTTGGAATACGCCCCCAAAGGCATCAAAGCGAATTGCATACAGGCCGGTACTACCGATACCAAGGCCTTTCGTATGATTCCCCATAGTGAGGTGTTGAAGGAAAATGCCGTGAAGCGCAATCCGAACGGGCGTTTGACCCTGCCGGAAGACGTCGCCAAGGTGGTCTATCTTTTAAGTACCGATGAGGCCCAATGGATTACCGGTACCGTCATCAAGGTAGATGGCGGGGAGAGTTTAAGGTAG
- a CDS encoding GTP-binding protein has translation MKKLPVTVLSGFLGAGKTTLLNHILHNKEGLKVAVIVNDMSEVNIDAQFIENENTLSRTEEKLVEMSNGCICCTLREDLMVEVEKLASQNRFDYLLIESTGISEPIPVAQTFTFESEDGTIDLSRFSYIDAMVTVVDAFNFLKDFSSPDYLTTRSLTDIEGDHRTIVNLLTDQIEFANVIIINKIDLVTTDQLEELTAIIHKLNPEARIIEATKSKVELKNVINTSLFDYEKAEAAAGWIQELENEHVPETEEYGISSFVFRSKKPFHPERFLNYLNQSFPQNIIRSKGLFWLASRSDQALLWSSAGGSYKADSAGVWWTSMPFSERINYASFSENQGQIESDWDVLYGDRKIELVFIGQHINKEKMISELEDCILTEPEIQVWKGQLFPQEDQWPIA, from the coding sequence ATGAAAAAACTCCCAGTAACAGTATTAAGTGGTTTTCTTGGCGCGGGAAAAACCACATTGCTCAACCATATATTACACAACAAAGAAGGACTGAAAGTAGCTGTTATCGTAAATGATATGAGCGAAGTTAATATTGACGCACAGTTCATTGAAAATGAAAATACACTCTCAAGAACCGAAGAAAAATTAGTAGAAATGTCCAATGGGTGTATTTGCTGCACACTTAGAGAAGACCTTATGGTGGAAGTTGAAAAACTAGCTAGTCAAAATAGGTTTGATTACCTGCTTATAGAAAGCACAGGCATCAGTGAACCTATACCTGTTGCACAAACTTTCACTTTTGAAAGTGAAGATGGTACTATTGATTTAAGTCGATTCAGTTATATAGACGCTATGGTAACCGTTGTTGATGCTTTTAACTTTTTAAAAGACTTCTCTAGCCCAGACTATCTTACCACGAGATCTCTAACCGACATTGAGGGCGACCATAGAACTATTGTTAATTTACTCACCGATCAAATTGAATTTGCCAACGTTATTATCATCAATAAAATTGATTTGGTTACTACTGATCAGCTAGAAGAACTCACGGCCATTATTCATAAATTAAATCCTGAAGCTCGTATTATAGAAGCAACTAAATCTAAAGTTGAACTAAAAAATGTGATAAACACAAGCTTGTTCGATTATGAAAAAGCCGAAGCTGCAGCGGGATGGATACAAGAATTAGAAAATGAGCATGTACCTGAAACTGAAGAATACGGAATAAGTTCTTTTGTTTTCAGAAGTAAAAAGCCATTTCACCCAGAACGTTTTTTGAATTACCTGAACCAAAGCTTTCCTCAAAACATCATCAGAAGTAAAGGATTATTTTGGTTGGCTTCTAGATCAGACCAAGCATTATTATGGAGCTCTGCAGGAGGTTCTTACAAAGCCGATTCTGCTGGTGTTTGGTGGACATCCATGCCCTTTTCAGAACGGATAAACTATGCTTCTTTTTCTGAAAATCAAGGTCAAATTGAATCAGACTGGGATGTTCTTTATGGTGATAGAAAAATAGAACTAGTTTTTATTGGGCAGCACATAAATAAAGAAAAAATGATTTCCGAATTGGAAGACTGTATTCTCACAGAGCCAGAAATACAGGTCTGGAAAGGACAATTATTTCCACAAGAAGATCAATGGCCCATAGCGTAG
- a CDS encoding OmpA family protein, producing the protein MKKLVIKSAYIIMAMTMVVGCKTIQNANNKQKGAVIGAGSGAAIGGIIGNNVGDGNNTVLGAILGAAIGGVAGGYIGDRMDRQAERIEEEIPGAEVSRVGEGINVTFNEDAGVYFETNKSAVQGTSRTTLNSMAKILKEYPKSNVLIEGHTDSAGPEDYNMNLSKQRATSVTNYLISQGIDRSRLETKWYGETQPVADNDTKEGKAKNRRVELAIVASEALKQEAKQKVKG; encoded by the coding sequence ATGAAAAAGCTCGTAATAAAATCAGCGTACATTATCATGGCCATGACTATGGTCGTAGGGTGTAAGACTATACAGAATGCCAATAACAAGCAAAAGGGAGCCGTAATAGGCGCCGGTAGTGGTGCCGCCATCGGTGGAATTATCGGAAACAACGTCGGGGACGGAAACAACACCGTATTGGGCGCAATTCTTGGTGCTGCCATAGGTGGGGTTGCCGGCGGTTATATCGGTGATCGAATGGACCGTCAGGCGGAACGTATCGAGGAAGAGATTCCCGGGGCGGAAGTAAGCCGTGTCGGTGAAGGGATCAACGTAACCTTTAACGAAGATGCCGGGGTTTATTTCGAAACCAATAAATCTGCCGTACAAGGTACTTCAAGAACGACTTTGAACAGTATGGCCAAAATCTTGAAGGAATATCCTAAATCAAATGTATTGATCGAAGGGCATACCGATAGTGCGGGACCCGAAGATTACAATATGAACCTATCGAAACAAAGGGCTACCTCGGTAACCAATTACTTGATTTCACAAGGTATCGATAGGAGTCGCCTCGAAACCAAATGGTATGGTGAGACCCAACCGGTAGCGGATAACGATACCAAGGAGGGAAAGGCCAAAAACCGAAGGGTAGAATTGGCTATCGTGGCCAGTGAGGCGCTGAAGCAAGAAGCAAAACAAAAGGTAAAAGGGTAA
- a CDS encoding beta-ketoacyl-[acyl-carrier-protein] synthase family protein, which produces MRRRVVITGMGVCAPNGIGLGDFAEAMAVGKSGIRFQPGLKELEFGCQIAAQPELTEELLARYFTPLQLRGLNATGIMYGVIAGSDAWKDAGLAIAEKEAPDWDSGVLFGSGTLGVAKFREAIHQIDAKNVRRLGSTSVIQTMASGVSAYLGGILGCGNQVTTNSSACTTGTEGVLMGYERIAQGQAERMLVGSCSDSGPYVWAGFDAMRILPRQYNDRPEAASRPMSATAAGFVPGSGAGALLLESLESARARGAHIYAEILGGAVNSGGQRGDGSMTAPNSEAVQRCILQAIGNSGIDSADIDAINGHLTATGKDALEIANWSAALGRSGTDFPYVNSFKGYFGHCLSAAGSIECVAAVLQFEKEVLFGNLNCEDVHPEISKIIDQRAIPQKSRAYKPSILAKASFGFGDVNACVIFKRYTD; this is translated from the coding sequence ATGCGTAGAAGAGTAGTGATTACGGGAATGGGCGTATGTGCACCCAACGGAATAGGCCTAGGGGATTTTGCCGAGGCCATGGCCGTCGGAAAAAGTGGTATCCGCTTTCAGCCCGGGTTGAAAGAGCTGGAATTCGGCTGTCAGATCGCGGCCCAACCGGAACTTACCGAGGAATTGCTCGCCCGATACTTTACGCCTTTACAATTACGGGGCCTGAATGCTACGGGCATTATGTACGGGGTAATCGCCGGAAGCGATGCCTGGAAAGATGCCGGCTTGGCGATAGCCGAAAAGGAAGCGCCGGATTGGGACAGTGGGGTCCTTTTCGGGTCGGGGACCTTGGGCGTGGCCAAGTTTCGGGAAGCCATTCATCAAATCGATGCAAAGAACGTACGCCGATTGGGCAGTACCAGTGTTATACAGACCATGGCCAGTGGGGTAAGCGCCTATTTGGGCGGTATTTTGGGATGCGGGAATCAGGTCACCACCAATTCCTCGGCTTGTACCACGGGAACCGAAGGCGTTCTTATGGGCTATGAACGTATCGCGCAGGGGCAGGCCGAACGTATGTTGGTCGGAAGCTGCAGTGATAGCGGTCCCTATGTCTGGGCCGGTTTTGATGCCATGCGCATCCTTCCCCGGCAGTACAATGACCGTCCGGAAGCGGCCAGTAGGCCCATGAGTGCCACCGCAGCGGGATTCGTACCGGGCAGTGGGGCAGGGGCCTTGCTCTTGGAATCCTTGGAAAGTGCCCGGGCCCGCGGTGCCCATATCTATGCCGAAATCCTGGGCGGTGCGGTAAACAGCGGTGGCCAAAGGGGAGATGGCAGTATGACCGCCCCCAATAGCGAAGCCGTACAACGCTGCATCTTACAGGCGATCGGCAATTCGGGTATCGATAGCGCCGATATCGATGCGATCAACGGACATTTGACGGCCACGGGCAAGGATGCCCTGGAAATCGCCAATTGGAGTGCCGCATTAGGGCGTTCGGGAACGGATTTCCCTTATGTCAATTCTTTCAAGGGCTATTTCGGACATTGTCTGTCGGCCGCGGGCAGTATCGAATGTGTGGCGGCCGTGCTTCAGTTTGAAAAGGAAGTGCTTTTCGGAAACCTGAATTGCGAAGACGTGCATCCTGAAATATCCAAGATTATAGACCAGAGGGCCATCCCCCAAAAAAGTAGGGCTTATAAGCCTTCAATTTTGGCAAAAGCCAGTTTTGGTTTTGGCGATGTCAATGCTTGTGTTATTTTTAAACGGTATACGGATTAA
- a CDS encoding lipocalin-like domain-containing protein: MIKNSVLMLALALVVASCSLSKEVREQRKTINGTWLLEDVGYEGDGGSFKSMLFNDANGFCFEGSKWSFLENNSTGSYTIPTSNSVCPGGARNIRWSVLENENGNDKLQFKFIDEKKKDLYGRTGYRLEILSLSDSQMRLKSDVNVDGSPVSVIYNFVKQ, encoded by the coding sequence ATGATCAAAAATAGTGTATTGATGCTCGCACTGGCTCTGGTAGTGGCATCATGTTCCCTATCAAAAGAAGTGCGTGAACAACGTAAGACCATCAATGGTACATGGCTTTTAGAGGATGTTGGCTATGAAGGTGATGGAGGCTCTTTTAAATCTATGCTTTTTAACGATGCCAACGGGTTTTGTTTTGAAGGCAGTAAATGGTCTTTTTTAGAAAACAATAGTACGGGGAGTTATACCATACCCACAAGCAACAGTGTCTGTCCCGGAGGTGCCCGAAACATCAGGTGGTCGGTGCTTGAAAACGAAAACGGCAACGATAAGTTGCAATTCAAGTTTATCGATGAAAAGAAAAAGGACTTATATGGGAGAACGGGGTATCGTCTAGAGATCCTATCCCTCTCGGATTCGCAAATGAGGTTGAAGTCCGACGTAAATGTCGATGGGAGTCCGGTTTCGGTTATCTATAATTTCGTAAAACAATAA